The genome window agaatttaacacagagcaAACCCGAGTCAAGGGCCGTGGAGACAGGTTTGTTTATCAGCATTATTTATAGCTTCATCAATGAATCCTTCACAATTCGTCATAAAATGACCTCGCAGACAGATTGCTAGCATTAGccggtacccccccccccccccccccaattcctATGCCCCCTCCCCCCATTCTTATCACATCTTGCCGTTTTTATATAACACAACAATTGTGAAAATAGCTAACTCCTCTTTGGTAGCCCTCGCAAGTATGTATTTTTTTCGATTGATAGAAGGAAGTGCTAATGACTGCTATATATTTATCTTCTAAAATGACAGCAAGACTATTTATGTTTAGTACCACTGAACGCGATGCTGTAGCCTGGACAATTCACCTTGGAGCAAAGATGACTGCTCGTGTGTGTGCGTCTGtgttgatatactgtatgtctatCTCAGGTGGCTGTTGTACGACCCAGCAAGTTAGATGTAGCGATGTTAGTGTTGACATCAATCATTCTGTAGGCAgatgtgggtagagtagccaaggtttttactcaagtaagactacccttactactactaatatcactcaagtaaaaataaaagtagccatccaaaattttactcacgtacaagtaaaaaagcatTCGTTGAAAAGACTACTCAagtgatgagtaacattgtgagtaactgcttacaatgttcgATTCTTTTTTCTATAGCGTACtgcacgtaacacgtcacctttgctcattaatattcatgacgtttgcaactgttgctagggaggtcaaacttgcgtttgtccctcatgctcgatgcatgtaaatagtgtaagaacgagatgtttactgacctaaacctaccaattctgtccgaaaatgatgtccctggtaccAAATTTACTGGtagagatgtggaagaacatacaaatgttcacttaaagagatggcttgagtgtcgagggctgaaagaaGTCGGGAAATGGagctgacctgatccagaggtagcttttatatcgacacctttttctagtGTGTATTGCCTTACGCGACTGACTTTGAGATTCTCCTGTTTCAGCAAGCTATCTTTTACGatgatatgccctgtctttcttatattttatatcctctgaccgttcttggggctaatttatatagctatttttGTGTAACGATCGCAAATGATGCTCAGTGACAGCcagtgaacacttaattttttcatttataacaaatctttattaatttatttacacttcccctttaCTTAAGTGTTTTCTTGAcatcagaaaaggtaacaacagtgacaTTCAGgttccattttgattttttcaggtcattcattgttagACAGAAGGAACATGCCAAAATGCCAggctaaaaataagtaaaaatatcaaaatggcttacatcTTCggagcaggcaggcaggcaggcaggcaggcaggcaatggatcagcattgtcatctgtaggaccatggcccccaacaaaatgtttacttcatatgaaggtgaatggcttccccTTGCTGGcggtaaactggtcttttggacgtccacacaagttgatccattgttcacaattttcccctctgagtttttggcttcgggaaacgtatgaataaaacatccttcatatgtcgtaatgtctagagtcgtttctgcaagttccatagcagcagtgtttactcggcatgttctttttttgaaagattaccggcagaaaacaagcagtactagcatgggttttatgcgagcgcgcttctatgttgacctcCTCCCGGTTTAcgatgatgacgtcacgcagccttgcggtctaaaaatagcattcgtgcagtaCGCTATTGCTTTGGTACGTTCCTCGGATCAgcattgaaattctcaaaactacttgttccaTACTCACAACATCGTATTACTACTAGTGCACATAAAAAACAGTTTCTCATTCCTTTGAGcaagttgcagatgtttttgtgcatccatgcaaatgattttgtacaattctgctgtttcctacattatcagttgcatctgtcatgatggtcaaaatggatgatcATGGGTCTCTATTGAATAGTCACACCACCCACAACATTACTTAATTTTATAagtctttacatgcaaaatagacgaacatgttgtcagaatatcaatcaatcaacacGTGTGTGCTTATTTCTAAGCATTTTCGTTACTTAGTTTACATAACTTATTTTAACTTCCGAAAATTTGTGATAGTTTGGGACAATATGGGTTTCCACCACTACAACATAAtcagggaatggtttgcaatccacaacagaatggtaatgGAGTTCCTCCCACCATACTTTCCATTCCTCAATCCCATTGAAGAATTTTTCTCCACATGGAGATGGCAAGTGTATGATCGCCAGCTTCACACTCAGATGACTCTTCTGGATGCCATGATTGCagcatgcagtgacatcacagcagatgcctgcaGAAGCCGGATAAGGCATTTCCATGCTGTATAGCAAGAGAAGACATTCATTGTGAAGTggatgaaaatttgtggccCAACAGGGAGGAATGCCAAGATGTGTAGAAAGAATGGGGGGGGGAATCCCGACATGTAGCACTCAAAGTTTACAGTAGTTGGCCAGTTGTCGTATgttcacatttctaattttgcttttatgttcttttttctttgtgatactcaatgttgtcttttgctttctgtatCGCAATGACATGGTCTGTCAAGACGTTGTAAAAACACTAAAGGTTTGAATCTTGTCCAGTTTTTTTGCCATCAATCTCCCACACACAAAGGTATAACTTGCCATTTTCAACttgcaattttcatcaaaacctacgtacaccatcttcagcatCAGGGCCTTCCACCAGAGTAACTATTCAATTGAGAGCATGACTAAGCAATTTGGGTGTCTTGTCAGTACACATAGAAACAAGGATttgtcattctgacagcactgacatgttcattgacacagaaatttaattttgagcgatagactaggtattttgcaaaaaaaaaaaaaaaaaaaaaaaactagctatTGCAGGTAACCCCTGTTACTTTGCTACTGGTGCGACATGTGAgaattgaacaagtagttttgagaatttcaattctgatctgagaaacgtaccaaaccaattgagaaaaactaataatggtatatttttttctcagcataacatctatatgaactgttacctattacatgaccatattatgccaaaaagatgacacaaaaatcatttaattcagaccagaacaacacttcAAACATCAACTGTCCACAGAGCATGAGCGCCTTCTGAGTGGAGAAAAGCTTTAttacctctgattggtataatggagtcatgtggttattgttgcgacgtctcatggtAAAAGTGAGACAGCCACTGTCAGCATCTCTGGCGGAAATAACGCCAATATGTACAACAAagcggaaaaatgtaatgactagtgtagcccaaagtagagtttcttctttacaaatctactcaagtaaaagtaaaaattattGCGTGGTAAAGCTACTGTAagatgtacatttttctcaatgttactgaagtaaatgtaacggactaaatgtaacgcgttactacacaACACTGTCTGTAGGTGACACTCTGTTGAGGGCAGAGGATCTACCTGATATTGCTGATCATATACTGTGTTTAGTTTTGAACCATCGTGCCTGATGAATTCTGCCCAACTCTAAGCATTAGTACAATATTAAAATCACATGTAAAAATATATGAtaacaaaagttaaaaaaaaaaagtcaaaaattgaaatttAACTCACTCAGTGCCGGCCAATTTAGAGCACTTTGATTTTTGTAGACACACAGAATGTTGTGTTCTGTAACAGTTTAAGCACCAAACCTACAAAACAAACCCGAGTAAAATCACTTTCATTAAATAATTTGTGTTTATGGCTTTTTTCATTcttcatttagaaaaaaaaaaaattaaatctgaaATGTTAAAGATGAAACACAAATCTCATCAGGTACAACGCCATTTTCTTTGGCCGTTACATTAATTGAAAATGTGACATAATTCTTTGTcaattttaaatttcaaattgcAGCAAACCGTGTTATTGACAGTTTGCTGTCACGGAAACTGGTTGCTGGGGGCgggctaagaaaaaatattttaataaactCAAATGACACTCAGACATCTGCCAAGGTTGAACGGCTGACAAAAATATGATGTATTTGTTTGGCCTTTTGAATGCCAGCCAGCCACTCTTTGGTGGATGTGGAAGAATAAAAATTAAGGACATTCTGTGCCTAAAAATGAACCGTAGTCTCTTTCTATCCTTTTCATGATGTTGCTGAGTACCTTCTCATCTTCTTTTCATTGTCATTGCAGATGGCTGCTACTCAGGATGCAAAAGGGAAGGGGGAGGGCGGTGATCAAAACTTCGACTACATGTTCAAGCTGCTGATCATCGGCAACAGCAGCGTAGGAAAAACCTCCTTCCTGTTCCGCTACGCCGATGACGCCTTCACTTCGGCCTTCGTCAGCACCGTGGGCATCGACTTCAAAGTGAAGACGGTGTACAAAAACGACAAGAGGATCAAGCTGCAGATATGGGTATGAAATGTTGAGGCTATCAATGGCCCTTCATTGTGCCATGGTGCCGACTAAacctcaaagattttttttttaacttgatcAAAAGCTATACCCCTCTAAAATACTTGTTTAAGGTTCAGCTGGCCAGAAGGTGACTTTTGCTGTCTTGCATGTGTTTTGAAGGAAACATTACAATGTGCCACACAACCCTTTCATCTGATGTCATCTCATACTGTGTCATTTTTAAGGATCGATCAATAAATTCTATTTTAAAGGTCAGCACTTAAAATTTAGAATTAGTCGTGTTTCATTAAAGAAAAATGCTGTGGTTTTAGACCATGATCTCTGTTTTCCCTATGACTCTTAACTAGATAAAACTGGAAGAAAATCTAGTAAAAAGTCCAGCAGGGTGTGGCGCATCCGCTCTGTTATTGATTGAAAAAAGTCATCTCTGGGGATcttgcatttttttctctgtGCTTTGACATTCATTGAAAGTGGGGAGGCAGATGGAAGTCTGAACATTTCTGCAAGGAGACTTGTAAGTGTTAGCTTGGCTCCCAGCGGGAGGGGAACAACACACACGGACACCTCTctctgtgtgtgagtgtgtggaaGTGAAATTTATCTGAAGCTTTTTAATTAGTAGATGCTGAAGCACATTGTCTTGTTCTTTCTCTATCACCTTCTTTCTATTTCGTCATTTCAGATTCACACCAAaggttaacgttactgtcaagaTAGTGCTGTAGTGTCATTCTGGACTATTTTGCAGCAATTAGCCAGCTCCTGACATTCAAATCTCTAAAGTCACTTTCAACAAAGTAGTGACCGTCTTGTCAGGATTTGTGCATTTTTATTGCTATAAAGCCtcctttttgttttaaaacactGGCTTGTTCGATTCTAATTGGATTCAGACTGAACAGACAGTTGCAGTATGCCTCATGTTAATGTAATGGCAGCCAAATGATTGTGACTCTTTGGATCCTCAGGGTAGGTTATAATTTAGAACAAAAGTAATAGGGACCAACCActtttgcaaatagcaatttttaaaaaaaggcaggTAATTAACTAATTACGTCGATAGTTGACAAAGTCAGCATACGGACACAGATAGCAGTCTGTAAACCCTAATCGTTGGATTTCATTCAATACATCATtactcttgcaaataaatgcctcCACTCACCCGTTCTCCACTTGATGGTCTCAGCTATTTGCAATAATTTGCTGTGAGCGTCAAGCACAGCTTTTCACTGAGTTGCAATTTGCACGActcagcagttaaaaaaaacatccagtcaTGCTCTTGTCTTTATAAGAAATCACCATAAATCTCAGGAAAAAGACGTGCTCCTCAAATCTTGTATAAGATAGCAACAACACAGTCTATGATGCATTTTAAATGTCCTGAGTGCATttgttttgtgtcattgctagtgccggttaaaaggtcataactgtgtgtgtgtgtgtgtgtgtgtgtatgcgcaGCAAGCTCAATTTCTGCAGAGTGAAGGTCAGAGTGGGCCTCTAGCTACAGCCAGCACACTGTGATCGTAGCCATGCGCACATGGAAAGCAAAGTGGCGCCAAGTGGAGCAGCCAAAAAAGTCGTCCATCATGATTCCCAGACAGACGCTCCCCGAAAAATACACTTTTCTGTGGGCGGAACAAACTGCCCATCGCAAACGGCAGGCTTCGTGTTGTCATTATGTAACCTGTGGCAAACAGGATGAGGAGTAAACAAAAAGCCCTTGCCAACACGTCCTCCTTGAATACAATCAAGCACATCAAAGCGTCAACATTAGCATTTTCATTGAGTTTTTGGAGCCAGAAGATGCAGTGGCcggcattcattttcaatgtggTTTGTGGCTTGTTTTCCCACTGTGCTGGTTTTCCACCAACTGCAGTACAAGCAGTTTTTAGCTCACTCAGTATTGACCACACACAAAATAATTTACTAGTGTAAATACTGAATAAGTATGGGGGTGAATTTCTGTACTTTGCTCGACTTTCGATTTCACCCGTATAGCTAATGTAAAGTATTGtgaaagtacttttactttatgCCCAAAATATCTCACCAGCTGAACTCCAATGTGCTGCTGTTCTTAATGTTCTATTTACACAGCTTGCATGGCTGAACTTTGCGAGGAGATGCTGAAATTGAGTCACTGTTTTATATCACTGCAGATTTATTGTGAGGCACTCAGCAGAATGATGTCTGCATCGTGAACATAATACAGACAATGCAACTTAATGCACGCATTGCATCCTGTACAGTTAAAGCTCTCTTGTAATCAGATTGTCATGGACAGTTgtgcatacatactgtatgacTGTATGTGCGTGTATGTGTATGTAGGACACAGCCGGCCAGGAGCGTTACAGGACCATCACTACTGCCTACTACCGCGGCGCCATGGGCTTCATCCTCATGTACGACATCACCAATGAGGAATCCTTCGGCGCTGTACAAGACTGGTAAgtcagttattttggctttcaTTTTTGGGCCGCCATCTATCCTGGCTTGATGTGTATGTGTGCATAATGGACATTTAAATGTCTAATGCATTAATGATCAAGTTCAAGTTTTGTGTGAGTCTAAAAATGGCCAAAACCATTTTTAGAAAGCAGGTTTCTGGGCAGTCATCTCTATATGACATTGCATTGTAATTGGTAACAATGTCATAACCTCAAATAAGGACACATTGGGAAGTAAGAATTACACATTTTAAATCACAAAGACACCTACAGTATTTGCATCTTATCAAGACAAA of Corythoichthys intestinalis isolate RoL2023-P3 chromosome 3, ASM3026506v1, whole genome shotgun sequence contains these proteins:
- the rab3c gene encoding ras-related protein Rab-3C isoform X1, translated to MDLYGKMAATQDAKGKGEGGDQNFDYMFKLLIIGNSSVGKTSFLFRYADDAFTSAFVSTVGIDFKVKTVYKNDKRIKLQIWDTAGQERYRTITTAYYRGAMGFILMYDITNEESFGAVQDWSTQIKTYSWDNAQVVLAANKCDMEEERVVSVDSGRLLAEQLGFEFFETSAKDNINVKQTFERLVDLICDKMSDSLDGDPAVTAGAPTAKLTDSAPPPQQPSCNC
- the rab3c gene encoding ras-related protein Rab-3C isoform X2, which gives rise to MAATQDAKGKGEGGDQNFDYMFKLLIIGNSSVGKTSFLFRYADDAFTSAFVSTVGIDFKVKTVYKNDKRIKLQIWDTAGQERYRTITTAYYRGAMGFILMYDITNEESFGAVQDWSTQIKTYSWDNAQVVLAANKCDMEEERVVSVDSGRLLAEQLGFEFFETSAKDNINVKQTFERLVDLICDKMSDSLDGDPAVTAGAPTAKLTDSAPPPQQPSCNC